The following are encoded together in the Culex pipiens pallens isolate TS chromosome 1, TS_CPP_V2, whole genome shotgun sequence genome:
- the LOC120427415 gene encoding UDP-N-acetylglucosamine transferase subunit ALG14 homolog, whose protein sequence is MIQELVLAAIGAILLRLVYLLVVIRRNASAGLQGVLKRKGPARTMIVMGSGGHTAEMLQIVERLDFARYTPRQYVIAAADKTSVVKVIDVEVHREPDMSKQQYEIVTISRSRHVQQSYFSSIFTTLTAIFNSVPVVLRYRPDLILTNGPGTCVPICVVAFLAKLFWINRSCRIVFVESFCRVKSLSLSGKILLWITDLFIVQWPGLAKQANGSATSRKVECFGRLSS, encoded by the coding sequence ATGATCCAGGAGTTGGTGCTGGCTGCGATCGGAGCGATCCTGCTTCGACTAGTGTACCTGTTGGTGGTCATTCGACGGAATGCTTCCGCAGGTCTTCAGGGTGTGCTCAAGCGGAAGGGTCCGGCCCGTACGATGATCGTGATGGGTTCCGGAGGTCATACCGCCGAAATGCTGCAGATCGTGGAGCGACTTGACTTTGCGCGTTACACTCCGCGGCAGTACGTGATCGCAGCCGCCGACAAGACCAGTGTGGTCAAAGTGATTGACGTAGAGGTTCACCGGGAACCAGACATGAGCAAGCAACAGTACGAGATCGTCACCATCAGCCGGAGTCGTCACGTGCAGCAGAGCTACTTCAGCTCGATCTTCACCACGCTGACGGCGATCTTCAACAGCGTTCCGGTGGTGCTGCGGTACCGGCCGGATCTGATCCTGACCAACGGGCCCGGTACGTGCGTTCCGATCTGCGTGGTGGCATTCCTGGCCAAACTGTTCTGGATAAACCGCAGCTGCCGGATCGTGTTCGTCGAAAGCTTCTGCCGCGTCAAGAGCCTCTCGCTGAGCGGCAAGATTCTGCTCTGGATTACGGATCTGTTTATTGTGCAATGGCCCGGGTTGGCCAAACAGGCCAACGGAAGTGCCACCAGCCGGAAGGTGGAATGCTTCGGTCGGTTATCGTCGTAA
- the LOC120427404 gene encoding uncharacterized protein LOC120427404 gives MEGFSPFSQAISAGTCRHNQRTQAQRKIYPRCSIDQMPNDITLRILRFLPRYAILSATLVCRRWNVLISDSELLDGLTLRIVPFDGGSDPEECPRWSLKPAIGDGYSDEPDELSLEYGYYLNRSIRNYRKMELFVRDQHMFLVAVMALRKFGCHLEELRVTLDLRSQSSYFLRHFERMKELEMGFEEYDQMLWEQEVDSYDRCLRPIALPPEEEVIIRQPDIEEMLVRDFRRVEEVFLSLVYRYCFRLKSLLVRRLRLGLNSKANVFLYEGTEMERLTELGIYGTGFIILADAPNLRRLTIHGVTSGLPFYSGFRHAFPKLTHLEIVDDPAFSYTCLWQLSKRCYNLMELTLCITSGQLTKLAFHYLGRLKHLRRLSVTMQNPYDSGPYIFEDWPEMTVERLFISTFELRVDNIYEMLARNRNLTDFETQTVRRIPYSVIANLQQFRPGCRLTCLQVAY, from the exons ATGGAGGGATTCAGCCCCTTCTCGCAGGCCATCAGCGCCGGCACCTGCCGGCACAATCAACGCACCCAAGCGCAGCGCAAGATTTATCCCAGGTGCAGCATTGACCAGATGCCAAACGAT ATTACGCTGCGCATTCTACGGTTCCTGCCGCGGTACGCAATCCTTTCGGCGACCTTGGTGTGCCGTCGGTGGAACGTTCTAATCAGTGATAGCGAGCTGTTGGATGGTTTGACGTTGAGGATCGTGCCTTTCGACGGGGGGAGTGATCCGGAGGAGTGCCCGAGATGGTCGCTAAAGCCCGCCATCGGTGACGGGTACAGCGACGAACCGGACGAGTTGTCGCTCGAATACGGATACTATTTGAACAGATCGATAAGGAATTACCGAAAGATGGAACTGTTTGTGCGTGACCAGCACATGTTCCTGGTGGCGGTCATGGCCTTGCGGAAGTTTGGCTGTCACTTGGAAGAGCTGCGCGTGACGTTGGATCTGCGCAGTCAATCGTCATATTTTTTGCGACATTTTGAACGGATGAAGGAGCTGGAGATGGGCTTCGAGGAGTACGATCAGATGTTGTGGGAACAGGAAGTGGACAGCTACGATCGATGTTTGAGGCCGATTGCGTTGCCGCCGGAGGAAGAGGTCATTATCAGACAGCCTGATATTGAAGAAATGCTAGTGCGGGACTTTCGTCGGGTTGAGGAAGTCTTTCTGAGTCTTGTTTATCGGTACTGCTTCCGGTTGAAGAGCCTGCTGGTTCGGCGATTGCGGCTGGGACTTAACAGCAAAGCGAATGTGTTTCTCTACGAGGGAACCGAAATGGAGCGACTGACCGAGCTGGGAATCTACGGAACGGGTTTCATAATCCTGGCCGATGCACCGAACCTGCGTCGACTAACAATCCACGGCGTGACCAGTGGCCTTCCGTTCTACAGCGGCTTCCGGCACGCCTTCCCCAAGCTGACGCACCTTGAAATCGTCGACGATCCGGCCTTCAGCTATACCTGTCTGTGGCAGCTCTCGAAACGTTGCTACAATTTGATGGAGTTGACGCTCTGCATCACGAGCGGTCAACTCACGAAGCTGGCCTTTCACTACCTTGGCCGGCTGAAGCACCTGCGCAGGCTGTCCGTTACGATGCAGAACCCGTACGACTCGGGCCCTTACATCTTCGAGGACTGGCCGGAAATGACCGTCGAGCGGTTGTTCATCTCTACGTTTGAG CTTCGAGTGGACAACATCTACGAGATGCTGGCGCGCAACCGCAATCTGACGGACTTCGAAACACAAACGGTGCGTCGGATTCCGTACTCGGTTATCGCAAACTTGCAGCAGTTTCGACCGGGCTGTCGGTTGACCTGTCTGCAAGTCGCGTACTAA
- the LOC120427403 gene encoding cyclin-L2 — protein MSSSKTAAAAATTTTTMTITAGGLAEASSKVSLASSDRQQKTYGKIVLTLENCLLPEGKLELTPSQSDGLDRETEVDLRILGCELIQTAGILLKLPQVAMATGQVLFQRFFYSKSFVRHSMEATAMSCVCLASKIEEAPRRIRDVINVFHHIKQVRGQKPLLPMILDQHYINLKSQVIKAERRVLKELGFCVHVKHPHKLIVMYLKYLELEKHQNMMQMAWNFMNDSFRTDVFVRYQPETIACACIYLTARKQNIPLPANPGWFLIFRVSEEDMLDVCYRIMSLYKRSKPNAEALDSAVDALKKRYQDQKKKDRSDASTPPTVVMVDRNNGSHNAWGGFISRALPVSTGSGGDNDSGNNGNNNDKDGKKTSQSKSRSRTPRSHSRSRTPRSRSASRSSRSKSGSRSPASRSRSRSSDAENAGTRKGIKKSRHRSRTPISKSSGAKKKSKQYSRSRSGSPESPKYKKSSSDKKYDRRRDESRGDARYINGSERDKRGSRDHRERSSHHSKSSGYDRDDYRKSYRSSHGNGDKRDKYGGGGGGSHRHHGSSSHRSSKHGDRDRDRRR, from the exons ATGAGCTCGTCGAAAACGGCGGCAGctgcggcgacgacgacgaccacaaTGACCATCACGGCGGGCGGCCTGGCGGAAGCCAGCAGTAAAGTGTCCTTGGCTTCCAGCGACAGGCAGCAGAAGACCTACGGGAAGATTGTGTTGACGTTGGAAAATTGCCTCCTTCCGGAGGGTAAGCTGGAGCTGACTCCGTCGCAATCGGACGGGCTGGACCGGGAGACGGAGGTCGATTTGCGGATTTTGGGCTGTGAGCTCATCCAGACGGCCGGGATTCTGCTCAAGTTGCCGCAG GTGGCGATGGCAACCGGGCAGGTCCTGTTCCAGCGGTTCTTCTACTCGAAATCGTTCGTGCGGCACAGCATGGAAGCGACCGCGATGAGTTGCGTGTGTTTGGCGTCGAAGATCGAGGAAGCGCCCCGACGCATCCGCGACGTCATCAACGTGTTTCACCACATCAAGCAGGTCCGCGGTCAGAA ACCGCTGTTGCCGATGATCCTGGACCAGCACTACATCAACCTCAAGTCGCAGGTCATCAAGGCGGAGCGGCGCGTGCTGAAGGAGCTTGGTTTTTGCGTGCACGTCAAGCACCCGCACAAGCTGATCGTGATGTACTTGAAGTACCTGGAGCTGGAGAAGCACCAGAACATGATGCAGATGGCGTGGAACTTTATGAACGACTCGTTCCGGACGGACGTGTTTGTGCGCTACCAGCCGGAGACGATCGCGTGCGCGTGCATTTACCTGACCGCCCGCAAGCAGAACATTCCGCTGCCCGCGAATCCGGGCTGGTTTCTGATCTTTCGCGTCAGCGAAGAGGACATGCTGGACGTTTGCTACCGGATCATGTCGCTGTACAAGCGCTCGAAGCCGAACGCTGAAGCGCTGGACAGTGCGGTGGACGCACTCAAGAAAAGGTACCAAGATCAGAAGAAAAAGGACCGCTCGGACGCGAGCACACCCCCGACGGTGGTCATGGTCGATCGGAACAACGGGTCACACAACGCCTGGGGCGGGTTCATCTCGCGAGCCCTTCCGGTGTCGACGGGTAGCGGCGGGGACAACGACAGTGGCAACAACGGAAACAACAACGATAAGGACGGCAAAAAAACGTCCCAGTCCAAGTCACGCTCGCGGACGCCACGCTCACACTCCAGATCACGAACTCCCCGTTCCCGGTCCGCTTCCCGATCGTCCCGGTCCAAGTCCGGTTCCCGCTCGCCAGCGTCCCGATCACGGTCGCGATCTTCAGACGCGGAAAACGCTGGCACGCGTAAAGGCATCAAAAAGTCCCGACATCGCTCGCGAACGCCCATCTCCAAGTCGTCCGGAGCGAAGAAAAAGTCCAAACAGTACTCGCGCTCGCGATCGGGATCGCCCGAGTCGCCCAAGTACAAGAAGAG CTCCAGCGACAAAAAGTACGACCGGCGCCGGGACGAAAGCCGCGGGGACGCGCGGTACATCAACGGTAGCGAGCGGGACAAGCGCGGCAGCCGGGATCATCGCGAGCGAAGCAGCCACCACAGTAAATCCTCCGGCTACGATCGGGACGACTACCGGAAGAGTTACCGCAGCAGCCACGGCAACGGAGACAAACGGGACAAGTATGGAGGTGGCGGCGGCGGAAGTCATCGGCATCACGGCAGCAGCAGCCACCGATCGTCCAAGCATGGCGATCGGGATCGCGACCGGCGACGATAA